Below is a window of Schistocerca cancellata isolate TAMUIC-IGC-003103 chromosome 4, iqSchCanc2.1, whole genome shotgun sequence DNA.
aaatatgggaaaattgcaaatatgggagagGATATActggtggtacaacttgacaagaggaaagaatcggatgGTAGGATATAGTTTGAATAGTCAAGGGTTCACGAAATATTTTAGAAATGCAATTAAGGACAAAAGGCAAATATgggcaaacgcaaatatgggaaaaacgcaaatatggaaaaaacgcaaataagggaaaaacgcaaatatggtaaaaacgcaaatatggtaacaacgcaaatatgggaaaaacgcaaatatggcaaaaacgcaaatatggcaaaaacgcaaatatgggaaaaacgcaaatatgggaaaaaatgcaATTATGGTAAaaacgaaaatatgacaaaaacgaaaatatggcaaaaacgcaaatatggcaaaaacgtaaatatggcaaaaacgcaaatatggcaaaaacgcaaaaatggcataaacgcaaatatggcaaaaacgcaaaaatgggaaaaacgcaaatatgacaaaaatgcaaatatgcgaaaaacgcaaatatgggaaaaacgcaattatgggaaaaacgcaaatatgggaaaaacgcaaatatgggaaaaacgtaaatctgcgaaaaacgcaaatatgggaaaaacgtaaatatgggaaaaacgctaatatgggaaaaacgaaaatatcggaaaaAGGCAATTATCGGacaaacgcaaatatcggaaaaacgcaaatatcggaaaatcgcaaatattggaaaaacgcaaaaatgggaaaaacacaaatatgggaaaaatgcaaatatgggagaagatatacttgtggtacaacttgacaagaggaaagaatcggttggtagggcatagtctgaatagtcaaagattcacgaaatatatgagaaatgcaaatatgggaaaaacgcaaatatgggaaaaacgcaaatatgggaaaaacgcaaatatggaaaaaacaaaaatgggggaaaaacaaaattatgggaaaaacgcaaatatacgaAGAACGCAAATATAGATCCGTTTATTAACCGTGGTGGTAATTCAACATAGCAGGAGATCGATCTGAAATTGCAACGTTTACTAATCCTGATGGTTTAGACAATGCGTACCAGGAAAAATTCTCTCACGATTTTTGTTCCATACTGAAAATTCAAATAGACAATACACATAGATTACCGTCTTTACATAAGAGTCATaaaatctgtagggcaatatttagctggtgaatttatttctataaccgtccctttaggtttgctgtttaaactgcaacgtACGAATGTACGAAGGTGTAGCGTGGTTGACGCACGTGGCGTGCAGGGCGATGGGATGGCGGTGAGGAGGGGTGAGGGGAGAGGTGGAGATGCTGTAGGCGCCAAAGACATTGGCGGTGGGTGGGGAAGTGGGAACTGCAATGGCCGCTCTCTCTCTGCAGGCCGggagagggaagggaagggggcCGCGTCGCCAGCTGACAGGGAGGGGCGGGACTCGGCGCATGTCCACTTTTGTGGGCGTGGGTTcggatcccacttctgacaccaattgtacaggatggcgggtatgggcaggcggtgggcgttatggaataatagtgtaatttttagagaaaggccatttattggctaaagcatgataaaaaggggctacataggcctagggaggtgagggcgagccagagcttataatttggcgaacattgttcgcgaagctaccgaaagtggttgtctgccaaaactaagtccacagtgccgtaGCACCGGGaaaagcgggagatgttcaatgctacagggcgcgcatccgactcgcgggtgagcaagaatacaagagcgcgggcccggcgacgggcggccgggtatgttcgacgcaccacgcggcttcctccgccctgattggtcaggaccgagcaaaccgtgcgggcggcatggaactttccagagcgatgcctgctaagcgacgcctggggcggcgttacctcgtcagcacacgagagaggcgcgtgaacaaggtgcccttcatcggtgctgacttcctgttactagaccgtgggacgaaagaatttacaggcagctaacgctgccggccgtggcttggccgtaatgggaaaacgaagttaccggtttgaggctcatgtaataaagtaaaatcccttattgtctggctcatcctttacattcctcccccttccgtgggagcggagaacgtacgtgaattcgctcaatgtaattattattagaatgtaaacaaatttatcttgcataacaaagtaaacatcacttgattaagaatggccctcacggaagacggcaggggtcttaatctatgggagggtatagagactctaaagacctcctaagggTCGCAAGGGGACTTACACATGTCAACTATATTGTGTGTatacaagaatcatcataaaacatcaaatcataaacatcaaaacatcataaaatatcaaaataaaattcgaacaaaacatgacagtgtgaattagataaacatgtcaagtgttcttgttgctaagttgaagtaaaaatgtctttttttttgcttttgttaaaataagttaaaaatgtaaatatatcaccactggtgagtcactgcggggcgcctggcgcgaggcggcgtggtatgttgtcctcagcgggcagcgcgcaggctgccggcaggaagggggcgtggccgtggccaggtccgtgcactgcaactcagcgcagggtaggcgggtatgaggggaggtccacatgtttcaaaacacagttgaaaagggagttatcactaagggaacacttcactacactacactagtttttccacattaggtgatatctcagtttcactcttaaaactaagggagggcacatgcctgataggtccttctcatttttgtttagtttgtggctgtttgccattcatttaagtgtgccaacaggcgaacgtaagaaatttgtccttttttcattttttagaaaaTCATCAATTGACGTTAGGATGTGATTATTTGATTTATTAGATAAAACTTGAACGTTAGCTGACAAGGGAATCATGAATGAGCTTTCCGGtatgaaaaacataattaaaggggtGCGAATACTAAGTAATGCgtagtggcatgaaaggttataagtggtgttccaacaggaaccgtttgCGGAAGACCTGAGCGGAGGCTACGTCAGAGTGGCAGCTGACTGCAAGGCCGAATCTTCGCGCTACGTAAGAATCGCACGCGGCAGATAACTTCCAAGGCCAGCGCGGCGTCAGGGCTGCCCGCGGCAGCTGAGGGGTCTACGACTGTCAAATGCAACAAAATAGAAGTGGGATTACCCGTGACATCTAGCTAGATGAATTGTTAtagtgggttctgtttaaaattacattatacaTTAGTAAGTTGGTTCGTAACCAAGTTCCTATGAAATCCATTTGAGCCCAAACATAATTCTTacacaaacatgaaaatataaaaatgaagtacacaaatatcatattaaatttactgcatTTTCCATGTCAGTAAAGAAAGAAAGTTAAGTGCCTCTTTGGGCTGACCCTCTAAgtgtaataacattcacattttgagaaaaagtttctcgtaactcaatatatttgctgaacaccataagtggagactgaccaagaaaagtgacaccagtcttgtgcaggtggggcgtagattgtgtcgtAGGATGTCAACGCTGTAGCTAACGAGAGGAGAGAAATAAAACTAGACGATGTCCATAGCGGACAGAGGGACGGATAGCTGAGTACTCTGACGAGAAGTAGGATAGGAAATAGAAGATTCAGGAAATAGAAGATTCGGAGTGCTCGGAacgagaaaagaaaaaggaagacagACCCCAAAGGCAGGGAAACCCCCTTACTGTTCCAGTTCTTCACTGTAGCGCCGGAGGGAGAAGTGTGTTCGGCATTCTTTGCAGAACggacttgccacagcttcaccttcccagtccccgGAAGGtaaccccaacactccctattAACTGACCAACGAGGGGTAACAATTAGCAGTCCGCAACACAAAGTAATGGATTCGTCGGTAGACGGCTTAGGTTCCGAACGAGGTGTGGTACTCGGTGGAGCAGTTGCcttgctgtaatttgtggaggcTCTGCCATCTTGGAGGACAGAATATCAGAAAGCGGACATCTGACAAGGTGGCGGACTGTCTGCTGTGGCACTTGTCAAAAGTGCTCACAAGAACAGGAAATAACACAGGGAAAAACGAGATGAATGGCAAGGACCCAAGAATGGGTGGATCCCCTAAGGGCGTGACACTGTTTGATCTTTAGTAGTAAATCAGCCTGAGAGTAGGCTGGGCGCAGGATGAACTCTGCTAGACTATAGTAGTCATATGGAGACAAGAGCCACTGACGCGTAGACGAAAGCGATAGGTAGGCGATCGATTTACGAAACCGAAAATTGAAGGAATAAATCGATCAGCTGGGCTCTCTGCGGGCGCTAACCGCAACGTGTAAGGTACACGGCCCTGGAGGAATTCAACGCCGTTGGTAGGGAAAAGCAAAACTCGACAAGAACCTAGAGATTTCCATAGTGGGAACAGAAAGCGtaaggaattggattagaaaagactaagttgagcgtaatttctgaaggacttttcctttatgaagataTAGTGCATGGCGCATCGCTGACACGACGTTATCGCCTCcttaactgtgtaaatgacaattctgcgactccaagatagCTGCTACTTACTTCTTCCTAAAACACGACTTCTCTCATTAAAAACAAAACTTTACTGCGCGACAAAATTCAccgtctttatcctctcaacatcttgcgactaactttactttgcaaccaaattcgccgtctttatcctctcaacattttgcgactaaactcgccgtctctGTAACTCCGTAGTGCTGGCTTCCTCgggcccagctggttgcttaaaactccgtcTATCCTTGCTTGTATtgcagtgtcctgggacacgtcatacagttaaatgctactacttcagtagtcggtattccttcggaaaatacaatgggaaaacaaagaaggctcaaggttttgaatagagatttccgcttactggctagacgcggttcgcgtctgacgttgcctgatcagctgtcgtcagagagcacggaacactgttctcgtgaactcttcttcgagatgGAAGAGCAAAGTgtgggctgaatagttttgtgttaggatacgcccaggtaatagactgcaaaaggcgtggttcggttgaaagttgtcagatgaaagtggataggacggactatgtcgcgaaatggaaaagtgaagaaacgacacagacagctaagggtccgcgcgggagccaaccgcgtcacgtaaggtacgtgcccttgcgggtggtgcATGATTCTTCGAGGGTTGTTCTGttgatagtagaaagatgaaagtgGTTAGGATGGACTATGCCGCGAaaatgaaaagtgaagaaacgacacagacagctaagggttcgcgcgggtgccaaccgcgtcacgtaaggtacgtgcccttgcgggtgtggttctcttgttcatccaacagaCTAAGTATATATACTCGTTCTGTGGGTGTGATTCACTCTGTTTACGTTATCTAtcacgggggtaggcatgtggtatgtccctccagatAAACATTCAAATATAAATCAAAATAAAGCATGGTTACATCCTAAATTACTCTTCCAAAACAATTTATCACCTAAGACATCAATATTATTAAACAAATACTTGGCAGTACTCGGGAACCTATCCTAGCATACTTGAAATCCtacaaaatgattatcctcatcaatatagtaacacagtgacacatggaaacactagattgatacaaatactaaattactggtgctggcaaaactttagcaaaattctctaaataggtagtaataaaacagtcaaaatgaaCTACAATAAGATAATACATGGACTTAAGTAAGTGGACGTAAGTAATTAGACGTAAGGAATTGgacataagtaattagacataagtaattggcaactcgtcatagtgataTAAGCGGtggcaaaaccgcaacaaaagcaaaagtttaaaatattatttccttcaaacaaaacttctttatcctccagttacatttcgtagcaaaatgaatgtatgtatcccttggtattcctttatgctctcgtttgtattttcattccaaccgatctttggtacttctacccacaagaaaactgtcattaagtaatggcaatgttgtgtgtaatgctgtggaatagtgtaatgtcatgttaatacttcctttaacaagattctcaagaaaagtggttttgtgtcgccttctatgaacagaccaataattattaaacatgtgataaaccgtttcctgtgttgatttgtttttgcaaatatttgtgattatcagtcacccagtcaatcgttcaagaatatgattgttgttccttttgttaattctctcacctacctgcttccatataatcattattggcggctcgacgaagctAGTTGCATCTCGGAAGACGTCGACATGACTTACCTGTCGTTgctttggtttttaataaaatttagagttcatttgtcatatagcatataaagtgtgtggggagcaaagtaagttccttagtattgaaaatgtgcataaagttattcaaatggttcgttatacaatggttaagaattttctgtgttgagattcagtgcagcttgaggtgctaaggtgcgacacgcgtcgcgctcgtgagattgtaagttgctgacagcacagctgacagtacggctgcgtccggtttcactggctcggcagcataactggcgttcacgctgggtccgtcctctcgctacgcgtggagttaatctctcggtatagttacaaaatttccttccagagttatcttatgttgttcacgacagttatgCATGGAGGATGATCTTTTCTAAGGGACTCTAATAACTTCAATCGCTAGCGGTCACAAAACTATCGGGttccaaatattttacttaaacactctgttcttctaaaatttaggtaactggcaggtgtcaggcttctagataaactgcattttgcgatggcattccaaacccaactccttggctaacgcgtttcccacacagcggtcgttTACAGGACGAATATAGCGACAATTGCCGGCTTTCTTGGCGCCATATAGATCCGTTTATTAACCGTGGTGGTAATTCAGCATAGCAggagatcgatctgaaattccaacgTTTACTAATCCTGATGGTTTAGACAATGCGTACCAGGAAAAATTCTCTCACGATTTTTGTTCCATACTGAAAATTCAAATAGACAATACACATAGATTACCGTCTTTACATAAGAGTCATaaaatctgtagggcaatatttagctggtgaatttatttctataaccgtccctttaggtttgctgtttaaactgcaacATACGAATGTACGAAGGTGTAGCGTGGTTGACGCACGTGGCGTGCAGGGCGATAGGATGGCGGTGAGGAGGGGTGAGGGGAGAGGTGGAGATGCTGTAGCCGCCAAAGACATTGGCGGTGGGTGGGGAAGTGGGAACTGCAATGGCCGCTCTCTCTCTGCAGGCCggagagagggaagggaagggggcCACGTCGCCAGCTGACAGGGAGGGGCGGGACTCGGCGCATGTCCACTTTTGTGGGCGTGGGTTcggatcccacttctgacaccaattgtacaggatggcgggtatgggcaggcggtgggcgttatggaataatagtgtaatttttagagaaaggccatttattggctaaagcatgataaaaaggggctacataggcctagggaggtgagggcgagccagagcttataatttggcgaacattgttcgcgaagctaccgaaagtggttgtctgccaaaactaagtccacagtgccgtaGCACCGGGAAAAGCGGgggatgttcaatgctacagggcgcgcatccgactcgcgggtgagcaagaatacaagagcgcgggcccggcgacgggcggccgggtatgttcgacgcaccacgcggcttcctccgccctgattggtcaggaccgagcaaaccgtgcgggcggcatggaactttccagagcgttgcctgctaagcgacgcctggggcggcgttacctcgtcagcacacgagagaggcgcgtgaacaaggtgcccttcatcggtgctgaattcctgttactagaccgtgggacgaaagaatttacaggcagctaacgctgccggccgtggcttggccgtaatgggaaaacgaagttaccggtttgaggctcatgtaataaagtaaaatcccttattgtctggctcatcctttacagcagaaacgcaaacatggaaaatcgcaaatatggcaaatcgcaaatatggcaaatcgcaaatatggcaaatcgcaaatatggcaaatcgcaaatatagcaaatcgcaaatatggcaaatcacaAATatagcaaatcgcaaatatggcaaatcgcaaatagggcaaatcgcaaatatgggaaagacgcaaatatgggaaaaacgcaaatatgggaaaaacgcaaatatgggcaaaacgcaaatatgggaaaaacgcaagtatgggaaaaacgcaattttgggaagaacgcaaatttgggaaaaacacaattttgggaaaaacgcaaatatgggaaaaacgcaaatatcggaaaaccaCGTATATGGCAAAGActcaaatatggcaataacgcaaatatggcaaagacgcaaatatggaagaacacaaatatgggaaaaacgcaaatatgggaaaaaggcaaatatgagaaaaacgcaattatgggaaaaacgcaaatatgggaaaaacgcaaatatgggaaaaacgcaaatataggaaaaacgcaattatgggaaaaacgcaattttgggaaaaacgcaaatatgggaaaaacgcaaatatgggaaaaacgcaaatatgggaaaaacgcaaatatgggaaaaacgcaaatatgggaaaaacgcaaatatgggaaaagcgcaaatatgggaaaaacgcaaatagcggaaaaccacaaatatggaaaagacgcaaatatggcaaagacgcaaatatgggaacgacacaaatttgtggaaaacgcaaatacgggaaagacacaaatatgagaaaaacgcaaatatgggataaaagcgaatatgggaaaaacgcaaatatgggaaaaacgcaaatatgggaaaaacgcaaatatggcaaaaacacaaatatgggaaaaacgcaaatatggcaaaaacgcaaatataggaaaaacgcaaatatgggaaaaaagcaaatatgggaaaaaagcaaatatggcaaaaacgtaaatatgggaaaaacgcaaatatgggaaaaacgcaaatatgggaaaaacgcaaatatgggaaaaacgcaaatagcggaaaaccacaaatatgggaaaaacttaaatatgagaaaaacgcaaatatgggataaaagcaaatatgggaaaaacgcaaatatgggaagatcgcaaatatgggaaaaacgcaaatatgggaaaaacgaaaatatgggaaaatcgcaaatatcggaaaaacgctaatatgggaaaaacgcaaatatgggaaaaacgcaaatatggccaaaacacaaatatgggaaaaacgcaaatatggcaaaaacacaaatataggaaaaacgcaaatataggaaaaacgcaaatatggcaaaaacggaaatatggcaaaaacgcaaatatggcaaaaacgcaaatatgtcaaaaacgcaaatatggcaaagacacaaatatggcaaatagGCTAATATGGCcaagaggcaaatatgggaaagacacaaatatggcaaagaggtAAATATCGCCAAgaggcaaacatgggaaagacgcaaatatgggaaaaacgcaaatgtggcaaaaacacaaatatgggaaaaacgcaaatatgggaaatacgcaaatatgggaaaaacgcaaatatgggaaaaatgcaaatatgggaaaaacgcaaatatggggaaaacgcaaatatgggaaaaacacaaatatgggaaaaacacaaatgtgggaaaaacacaaatatgggataaacacaaatataggaaaaatgcaaatatgggaaaaacgcaaatattgtaaAAACGCAaatgggaaaagcgcaaacatggaaaaaacgcaaacatgggaaaaacgcaaatatgggaaaaacgcaaatatgggaaaaacgcaaatatgggaaaaacgcaaatatgggaaaaacgcaaatatgggaaaaatgcaaatatgggagggGATAAACAGATGGTACAGCttgacaagtggaaagaatcggttggtacgatatagtctgaatagtcaagggttcacgaaatatatgagaaacgcaaatatggacaaaacgcaaatatgggcaaacgcaaataagggaaaaacccaaataagggaaaaacgcaaatatggcaaaaacgcaaatatggcaaaaacgcaaatatggcaaaaacgcaaatatggcaaaaacgcaaatatgggaaaaacgcaaatatgggaaaaacacaaatatgggaaaaacgcaaatatcagaAAACCACTAATATGGCAAAGACgctaatatggcaaagacgcaaatatgggaaagacacaaatatgggaaacacgcaaatatgggaaaaacgcaaatatgggaaaaacgcaaatatgggaaaaacgctatttTGGGAAGAACGGAATTTTGGGAAAaacgaaattttgggaaaaatgcaaatatgggaaaaacgcaaatatcagaaaaccacaaatatggcaaggactcaaatatggcaaagacgcaaatacggcaaagacgcaaatatgggaaagacacaaatataagaaaaacgcaaatatgggaaaaacgcaaatatgagaaaaacgaaaatatgagaaaaacgcaaatatgggaaaaacgcagatatgagaaaaacgcaaatatgggaaaaacgcgaatatgggaaaaacgcaaatatgggaaaaacgcaaatatgggaaaaacgcaattatgggaaaaacgcaaatataggaaaaccacaaatatggcaaagactcaaatatggcaaagacgcaaatatggcaaagacgcaaatatggcaaagacacaaatatggcaaatagGCTAATATGGCcaagaggcaaatatgggaaagacacaaatatggcaaagaggtAAATATGGCCAAGAGGAAAAcatggaaaagacgcaaatatgggaaaaacgcaaatatggcaaaaacacaaatatgggaaaaacgcaaatatgggaaaaacgcaaatatgggaaaaacgcaaatatgggaaaaacgcaaatatggggaaaacgcaaatatggggaaaacgcaaatatgggaaaaacacaaatatgggaaaaacacaaatatgggaaaaacgcaaatatgggaaaaatgcaaatatgggaaaaacgcaaatatagggaaaacgcaaatatgggaaaaacacaaatatgggaaaaacacaaatatgggaaaaacgcaaatatgggaaaaacacaaatatgggcaaacgcaaataatggaaaaacccaaataagggaaaaaagcaaatatggcaaaaacgcaaatatggcaaaaacgcaaatatgggagagacgcaaatatgggaaagacgcaaatctggcaaagacgcaaatatggcaaagacgcaaatatggcaaagacgcaaatatggcaaagacgcaaatatggcaaaagcttaaatatggcaaaagcggaaatatggcaaatgcggaaatatggcaaaatcggaaatatggcataataggaaatatggcaaaatcggaaatgtggcaaaatcggaaatatggcaaaatcggaaatatggcaaaagcggaaatatggcaaaatcggaaatatggcaaaatcggaaatatgacagatacgcaaatatggcaaaaacgcaaatattggaaaaacgcaaatatgagaaaaatggaaatatgggaaaaacgcaaatgtgggaaaaatgcaaatatgggaaaaacgcaaatatgggaaaaacgcaaatatgggaaaaacgcaaacactgCAGAAACGGAAACATGGCAGATATGCAAACATGGCAGAAACGCAAACATGCCAGAAACGTAAacatggaaaatcgcaaatatggcaaatcgcaaatatggcaaatcgcaaatatggaaaatcacaaatatagcaaatcgcaaatatggcaaatcgcaaatagggcaaatcgcaaatatgggaaagacgcaaatatgggaaaaacggaaatatgggaaaaacgcaaatatgggataaacgcaaatatgggaaaaacgcaattataggaaaaacgcaattttgggaaaaacgcaaatatgggaaaaacgcaaatatgggaaaaacgcaaatatgggaaaaacgcaaatatgggaaaaacgcaaataagggaaaaacgcaattttgggaaaaacgcaaatatcggaaaaccacaaatatggcaaagactcaaatatggcaaagacgcaaatatggcaaaaacgcagatatgggaaacacacaaatatgggaaacaagcaaatatgggaaaaacgcaaatatgagaaaaacgcaaatatgggaaaaa
It encodes the following:
- the LOC126184161 gene encoding uncharacterized protein LOC126184161 produces the protein MGKTQIWQRGKYGQEENMEKTQIWEKRKYGKNTNMGKTQIWEKRKYGKNANMGKTQIWGKRKYGENANMGKTQIWEKHKYGKNANMGKMQIWEKRKYRENANMGKTQIWEKHKYGKNANMGKTQIWANANNGKTQIREKSKYGKNANMAKTQIWERRKYGKDANLAKTQIWQRRKYGKDANMAKTQIWQKLKYGKSGNMANAEIWQNRKYGIIGNMAKSEMWQNRKYGKIGNMAKAEIWQNRKYGKIGNMTDTQIWQKRKYWKNANMRKMEIWEKRKCGKNANMGKTQIWEKRKYGKNANTAETETWQICKHGRNANMPET